The Flavobacterium sp. HJ-32-4 genome contains a region encoding:
- a CDS encoding thioredoxin domain-containing protein, whose protein sequence is MNELSKETSPYLLQHAQNPVYWKAWNDEALASAKAQQKLLLISVGYSACHWCHVMEHETFEDTAAAAVMNADFVCIKVDREERPDVDAVYMKAVQIMTGRGGWPLNVVALPDGRPVWGGTYFRKEEWLESLQHLAQMWHTQPDRMTEYADKLLEAVDALALPLNPAPEVPAALDPLVAKWKRSFDHEYGGMARAPKFMMPCNYRFLMAYATAKSDASLADFVDLTLTRMAWGGLFDTVGGGFSRYSVDMRWHVPHFEKMLYDNAQLVSLYAEAFRRTESPLYREVIDKTLSFVSRELANGEGGFFSALDADSLNAARKSEEGAFYTWTKPELEACLGDEMPLFSKVFHIDDFGHWEHGQYVLIQDRPLADIAAEAGLEEKVLATRKRQWEQRLFEWRENRQRPSLDDKTLTGWNALMIRGFADAFLATGVTSYRENAERAGRFILSTLLSPEGSLWRTYKNGKASVGGFLEDYATTIDAFLALYNVSFDASWLHHAKALADETLDRFYDTTSGFFSFRPLAGDVLVAGHYEIEDNVIPASNSIMADNLFRLGVYFVNPHYRKVAARMLAGIIPGIDYPSAFANWMRLELLSGDQTIELAIIGEGAIKAARRLQSEWHPQLVIAASEKASNLPFLNGRFVENQLQFYVCQNNTCGLPVDNLEDARTQWR, encoded by the coding sequence ATGAACGAACTGTCGAAAGAGACCAGCCCCTACCTCCTGCAACACGCACAAAACCCCGTCTACTGGAAAGCCTGGAACGATGAGGCCCTGGCATCCGCGAAAGCGCAACAGAAACTGCTCCTCATCAGCGTCGGTTATTCGGCCTGTCACTGGTGCCATGTCATGGAGCATGAGACCTTTGAAGACACTGCGGCAGCCGCCGTTATGAACGCCGATTTTGTGTGCATCAAGGTCGACCGCGAAGAACGTCCCGATGTCGATGCCGTTTACATGAAAGCCGTGCAGATCATGACGGGTCGGGGTGGCTGGCCCCTAAACGTCGTCGCGCTTCCCGACGGTAGGCCCGTGTGGGGCGGCACGTACTTCCGGAAGGAAGAATGGCTCGAATCATTGCAGCACCTAGCCCAGATGTGGCACACACAGCCCGATCGCATGACCGAGTATGCCGACAAACTCCTCGAAGCCGTCGATGCCCTGGCACTTCCCCTTAATCCGGCGCCGGAAGTCCCCGCCGCACTCGATCCCCTCGTCGCCAAATGGAAACGCAGTTTTGACCACGAATACGGCGGCATGGCACGGGCCCCGAAATTTATGATGCCTTGCAATTACCGGTTCCTCATGGCCTATGCAACCGCAAAATCCGATGCTTCCCTGGCCGATTTCGTCGACCTCACCCTGACACGCATGGCCTGGGGCGGTCTCTTCGACACGGTCGGCGGTGGCTTCTCGCGCTACTCGGTCGATATGCGTTGGCACGTCCCGCATTTTGAAAAGATGCTCTACGACAACGCACAACTGGTGTCGCTCTACGCCGAAGCCTTCCGCCGGACGGAATCACCTTTATACCGCGAGGTCATCGACAAAACCCTTTCGTTCGTTTCCCGCGAACTTGCCAACGGCGAGGGCGGCTTCTTCAGTGCGCTCGACGCCGACAGCCTGAATGCAGCGAGGAAAAGCGAGGAGGGCGCGTTCTACACCTGGACAAAACCCGAGCTGGAAGCCTGTCTCGGCGATGAAATGCCCCTTTTTTCGAAGGTATTCCACATAGACGATTTCGGCCACTGGGAACACGGGCAGTATGTCTTGATACAGGATCGGCCCCTCGCCGACATCGCCGCCGAGGCAGGACTCGAGGAAAAGGTACTGGCGACCCGCAAACGCCAGTGGGAGCAACGACTCTTTGAATGGCGGGAAAACCGTCAGCGACCGTCGCTCGACGACAAAACCCTCACCGGATGGAACGCGTTGATGATCCGTGGGTTTGCGGATGCCTTCCTCGCCACGGGCGTCACATCCTACCGGGAAAATGCGGAGCGGGCGGGTCGTTTTATCCTGTCAACACTATTGTCTCCTGAGGGTTCCCTCTGGCGTACCTACAAAAATGGTAAGGCTTCCGTTGGCGGCTTTCTGGAAGACTATGCGACGACCATCGACGCCTTCCTTGCGCTCTATAACGTGAGCTTTGATGCGTCGTGGCTGCACCACGCAAAAGCCCTCGCCGACGAAACTCTTGACCGCTTTTACGATACGACCTCCGGATTTTTCTCCTTTCGACCGCTTGCAGGCGATGTGCTGGTGGCCGGCCATTATGAAATCGAAGACAATGTCATCCCGGCTTCGAACTCCATCATGGCCGACAACCTGTTTCGATTGGGCGTCTATTTCGTTAACCCCCATTACCGAAAAGTCGCTGCGCGGATGCTAGCCGGTATCATCCCCGGAATCGATTACCCTTCCGCCTTTGCCAACTGGATGCGGCTGGAACTCCTCTCGGGCGACCAGACTATCGAACTGGCTATCATAGGCGAAGGCGCCATCAAAGCGGCCCGCAGGTTACAGTCGGAATGGCATCCACAGCTCGTCATCGCTGCTTCGGAAAAGGCGTCGAACCTGCCCTTTCTCAACGGGCGATTCGTCGAAAACCAACTGCAGTTTTATGTCTGCCAAAACAACACCTGTGGTTTACCGGTTGATAATCTGGAAGATGCACGAACACAATGGCGTTGA
- a CDS encoding NifU family protein codes for MENVTIKTTQNPAILKFEVNNLVVKGKGYEFRNIDEATSSPLARQLFYLPFVKTVYISQNFVAIERYNIVEWDDVQEAVAEQIDAFVAKGGTVIEEPEEVKPWEKKATTIYGETTPNPAVLKFVANSRLTGVACEFHNIDQAKASPLAQELFKIPSVKEVFIDENYVSVTKYEAYDWNDITVEIRSFIRDFIQNGGTVVDESLLAQSEKTQKQKIEHFDTLDTTSQQIVNILEEYVKPAVQADGGNILFDSYDPADKRVKVILQGACSGCPSSTFTLKSGIENMLKDMLKDEQIRVEALNA; via the coding sequence ATGGAAAATGTTACAATAAAAACAACCCAAAACCCTGCTATACTGAAATTTGAGGTGAACAATCTCGTCGTAAAGGGCAAAGGATATGAATTCCGCAATATCGACGAAGCCACGTCCTCTCCCCTCGCCCGTCAACTGTTCTACCTTCCGTTTGTAAAAACGGTCTACATCTCACAGAATTTCGTCGCCATCGAACGCTATAACATCGTCGAATGGGACGACGTGCAGGAAGCCGTAGCCGAGCAAATCGACGCCTTCGTAGCCAAAGGCGGAACGGTGATCGAAGAGCCAGAAGAAGTCAAACCGTGGGAAAAGAAGGCGACCACCATCTACGGCGAAACCACACCCAACCCGGCCGTCCTCAAGTTCGTAGCCAACAGCCGCCTGACCGGCGTGGCCTGCGAGTTCCATAACATCGACCAGGCAAAAGCCTCGCCGCTCGCACAGGAACTGTTCAAAATTCCCAGCGTAAAAGAGGTATTCATCGACGAAAACTACGTATCTGTCACCAAATACGAGGCCTACGACTGGAACGACATCACGGTCGAAATCCGTTCGTTCATCCGCGACTTCATCCAGAACGGCGGGACGGTCGTCGACGAAAGCCTCCTGGCCCAAAGCGAGAAGACCCAAAAACAGAAAATCGAGCATTTCGACACGCTCGATACGACCTCGCAGCAGATCGTCAACATCCTCGAAGAGTACGTGAAACCCGCCGTTCAGGCCGATGGGGGCAACATCCTCTTCGACTCGTATGACCCGGCCGACAAGCGTGTCAAGGTCATCCTGCAAGGAGCCTGCAGCGGCTGTCCGTCGTCGACTTTCACCCTGAAAAGCGGCATCGAGAACATGCTCAAAGACATGCTCAAAGACGAACAGATTCGCGTCGAAGCGCTGAACGCATAA